The Corythoichthys intestinalis isolate RoL2023-P3 chromosome 1, ASM3026506v1, whole genome shotgun sequence genome has a segment encoding these proteins:
- the LOC130918120 gene encoding uncharacterized protein LOC130918120 isoform X2, which translates to MKMRYPADFTIKELHPQTHNPLHVKQEESEMPYIKKEEEPETPSIKEEQHEDEITKCPMTVSVKSEEDEGPSKQSGAAKPLSDSSFQHPTTKGEGQLQPDEGLEGHCRRT; encoded by the exons TATCCCGCAGACTTCACTATTAAAGAGCTTCACCCTCAGACGCACAATCCCCTCCACGTTAAACAGGAGGAGTCGGAGATGCCGTACATTAAAAAGGAGGAGGAGCCAGAGACCCCCAGCATTAAAGAAGAACAACATGAAGATGAAATCACTAAGTGTCCAATGACCGTCAGTGTGAAAAGTGAGGAAGATGAAGGTCCAAGCAAACAGAGTGGAGCAGCGAAGCCTTTGAGCGACAGCTCATTTCAACACCCGACGACAAAAGGAGAGGGACAATTGCAACCTGACG AAGGACTGGAAGGACATTGTAGAAGGAcctaa
- the LOC130918120 gene encoding gastrula zinc finger protein XlCGF57.1-like isoform X1, translated as MKMRYPADFTIKELHPQTHNPLHVKQEESEMPYIKKEEEPETPSIKEEQHEDEITKCPMTVSVKSEEDEGPSKQSGAAKPLSDSSFQHPTTKGEGQLQPDGLLAPLSDSDDVTSHSSDFNTDEEDKDFDQNASKSLNNSSLKRGTKVVGKPFTCSLCDKTYSKNNYLKIHMYTHTREKHFACSFCDKRFVQKSHLNSHTRIHTGEKPFQCTSCGKQFTDKGCLNKHTKNHAGVKSFTCSLCDKTFSQKIHLQSHMYTHTGEKPFACSFCDKRFATKSHLNVHTRIHTGEKPFQCTSCGKQFTQKVRLNRHTNSHTGEKPFTCSFCDKRFAEKSYLNNHTRTHTGEKPYQCTSCGKQFTYKGCLNKHTKIHTGEKSFVCTSCGKRFTEKGQLSRHTLTHTGEKHFVCTSCGKGFTEKINLLSHTRAHTGEKPFACSRCDKRFCTKQMLTRHTHTHAAEKPFACSRCYERFCTKRTLTKHIRTHTG; from the coding sequence TATCCCGCAGACTTCACTATTAAAGAGCTTCACCCTCAGACGCACAATCCCCTCCACGTTAAACAGGAGGAGTCGGAGATGCCGTACATTAAAAAGGAGGAGGAGCCAGAGACCCCCAGCATTAAAGAAGAACAACATGAAGATGAAATCACTAAGTGTCCAATGACCGTCAGTGTGAAAAGTGAGGAAGATGAAGGTCCAAGCAAACAGAGTGGAGCAGCGAAGCCTTTGAGCGACAGCTCATTTCAACACCCGACGACAAAAGGAGAGGGACAATTGCAACCTGACGGTTTGTTAGCGCCACTCTCAGAcagtgatgacgtaacttcACACTCTTCTGATTTTAACACTGATGAGGAGGACAAAgactttgaccaaaatgcttcaaaatccttAAACAATTCCTCATTGAAAAGAGGCACAAAAGTGGTTGGGAAACCTTTTacctgctcactttgtgataaaacataTTCTAAGAATAATTACTTAAAAATACACATGTATACACACACCAGGGAGAAGCATTTcgcctgctcattttgtgataaAAGATTCGTTCAGAAGTCACATTTAAACAGTCACACAAGAATAcatactggagagaagccttttcaaTGCACATCTTGTGGTAAACAATTCACTGATAAGGGAtgtttaaacaaacacacaaagaaTCACGCTGGAGTTAAGTCTTTTacctgctcactttgtgataaaacattTTCTCAGAAAATTCACTTACAAAGTCACATGTATACACACACCGgggagaagcctttcgcctgctcattttgcgataaaagatttgctACGAAGTCACATTTAAACGTTCACACAAGAATAcatactggagagaagccttttcaaTGCACATCTTGTGGTAAACAATTCACCCAGAAGGTACGgttaaacagacacacaaactcACACACCGGGGAGAAGCCTTTCACCTGTTcattttgcgataaaagattcgcTGAGAAGTCATATTTAAAcaatcacacaagaacacacactggggaGAAGCCTTATCAATGCACATCTTGTGGTAAACAATTCACTTATAAGGGAtgtttaaacaaacacacaaagatacacactggagagaagtcttttgtctgcacatcttGTGGTAAACGATTCACCGAGAAGGGACAGTTAAGcagacacacactcacacacactggagaaaagcattTTGTCTGCACAAGTTGTGGTAAAGGATTCACTGAGAAAATAAATTTGCTCAGTCACACAAGAGCACACacaggagagaagccttttgcctgctctcgctgcgataaaagattttgcaCGAAGCAAATGTTAACAAGACACACGCATACACACGCTGCTGAGAAGCCCTTTGCCTGCTCTCGTTGCTATGAAAGATTTTGTACGAAGCGAACGTTAACAAaacacatacgcacacacaccgggtga
- the LOC130918192 gene encoding gastrula zinc finger protein XlCGF52.1-like, with product MPYINQEKPETPSIKEEQHEDEITTCPMTVSVKSEEDEGPSTQSGAAKPLSDSSFQHPTTKGEGQLQPDGLLAPLSDSDDVTSHSSDFNTDEEDKDFDQNASKSLNNSSLKRGTKVVGKPFTCSLCDKTYSKNNNLKRHMFTHTGEKHFACSFCDKRFVQKSHLNIHTRIHTGEKPFQCTSCGKQFTDKGCLNKHTKIHTGEKSFTCSLCDKTFSQKIHLQRHMYTHTGEKPFACSFCDKRFAVKSDLNIHTRIHTGEKPFQCTPCGKQFTNKGSLNKHTKIHTGEKSFVCTSCGKQFTKKGSLNKHTKIHTGEKSFVCTSCGKRFTEKGQLNRHTLTHTGEKPFLCTSCGKRFIEKRDFSSHTRTHTGEKPFACSHCDKRFCTKQILTRHTHTHTVEKPFACSRCYERFCTKRTLTRHTCTNIG from the coding sequence ATGCCGTACATTAATCAGGAGAAGCCAGAGACCCCCAGCATTAAAGAAGAACAACATGAAGATGAAATCACTACGTGTCCAATGACCGTCAGTGTGAAAAGTGAGGAAGATGAAGGTCCAAGCACACAGAGCGGAGCAGCGAAACCTTTGAGCGACAGCTCATTTCAACACCCGACGACAAAAGGAGAGGGACAATTGCAACCTGACGGTTTGTTAGCGCCGCTCTCAGACAGTGACGACGTAACGTCACACTCTTCTGATTTTAACACTGATGAGGAGGACAAAgactttgaccaaaatgcttcaaaatccttAAACAATTCCTCATTGAAAAGAGGCACAAAAGTGGTTGGGAAACCTTTTACCTGCTCACTCTGTGATAAAACATATTCTAAGAATAATAACTTAAAAAGACACATGTTTACACACACCGGGGAGAAGCATTTCGCCTGCTcattttgcgataaaagattcgtTCAGAAGTCACatttaaacattcacacaagaatacatactggagagaagccttttcaaTGCACATCTTGTGGTAAACAATTCACTGATAAGGGAtgtttaaacaaacacacaaagatacacactggagagaaatcTTTTacctgctcactttgtgataaaacattTTCTCAGAAAATTCACTTACAAAGACACATGTATACACACACCGgggagaagcctttcgcctgctcattttgcgataaaagatttgctGTGAAGTCAgatttaaacattcacacaagaatacatactggagagaagccttttcaaTGCACACCTTGTGGTAAACAATTCACTAATAAGGGAtctttaaacaaacacacaaagatacacactggagagaagtcttttgtctgcacatcttGTGGTAAACAATTCACTAAGAAGGGAtctttaaacaaacacacaaagatacacactggagagaagtcttttgtctgcacatcttGTGGTAAACGATTCACCGAAAAGGGACAGTTAAacagacacacactcacacacactggagaaaagccttttctctgcacaagttgtggtaaaagattcattgagaaaAGAGATTTTAGcagtcacacaagaacacacactggagagaagccttttgcttgCTCTCACTGTGATAAAAGATTTTGTACAAAGCAAATATTAACAAgacacacgcatacacacactGTTGAGAAGCCCTTTGCCTGCTCTCGTTGCTATGAAAGATTTTGTACGAAGCGAACGTTAACAAGACACACGTGTACAAACATCGGGTGA
- the LOC130918146 gene encoding gastrula zinc finger protein XlCGF57.1-like isoform X2 yields the protein MKMRYPTDFTIKELHPQKHDPLHVKQKESEMPYINQEKPETPSIKEEQHEDEITKCPMTVSVKSEEDEGPSKQSGAAKPLSDSSFQHPSTKGEGQLQPDGLLAPLSDSDDVTSHSSDFNTDEEDKDFDQNASKSFNNSSWKRGKKVVGKPFTCSLCDKTYSKNNNLKRHMYTHTGEKHFACSFCDKRFVQKSHLNIHTRRHTGEKPFQCTSCGKQFTNKGCLNKHTKIHTGEKSFTCSLCDKTFSQKIHLRGHMYTHTGEKPFACSFCDKRFARKSHLNIHTRIHTGEKPFQCTSCGKQYTQKGRLNRHKITHTGEKPFLCTSCGKRFIEKTDLDNHTRTHTGEKPFQCTSCGKRFTEKGQLNRHTLTHTGERPFLCTSCGKRFIEKRDFISHTRTHTGEKPFACSRCDKRFCTKQMLTRHTHTHTVEKPFACSRCYERFCTKRTLTRHTCTNIG from the exons atgaaaatgagg TATCCCACAGACTTCACTATTAAAGAGCTTCACCCTCAGAAGCACGATCCCCTCCACGTTAAACAGAAGGAGTCGGAGATGCCGTACATTAATCAGGAGAAGCCAGAGACCCCCAGCATTAAAGAAGAACAACATGAAGATGAAATCACTAAGTGTCCAATGACCGTCAGTGTGAAAAGTGAGGAAGATGAAGGTCCAAGCAAGCAGAGCGGAGCAGCGAAACCTTTGAGCGACAGCTCATTTCAACACCCGTCGACAAAAGGAGAGGGACAATTGCAACCTGACGGTTTGTTAGCGCCGCTCTCAGACAGTGACGATGTAACTTCACACTCTTCTGATTTTAACACTGATGAGGAGGACAAAgactttgaccaaaatgcttcaaaatccttTAACAATTCCTCATGGAAAAGAGGCAAAAAAGTGGTTGGGAAACCTTTTacctgctcactttgtgataaaacataTTCTAAGAATAATAACTTAAAAAGACACATGTATACACACACCGGGGAGAAGCATTTCGCCTGCTcattttgcgataaaagattcgtTCAGAAGTCACatttaaacattcacacaagaagacatactggagagaagccttttcaaTGCACATCTTGTGGTAAACAATTCACTAATAAGGGAtgtttaaacaaacacacaaagatacacactggagagaaatcTTTTacctgctcactttgtgataaaacattTTCTCAGAAAATTCACTTACGAGGACACATGTATACACACACCGgggagaagcctttcgcctgctcattttgcgataaaagatttgctCGGAAGTCACatttaaacattcacacaagaatacatactggagagaagccttttcaaTGCACATCTTGTGGTAAACAATATACCCAGAAGGGACGGTTAAACAGACACAAAatcacacacactggagaaaagccttttctctgcacaagttgtggtaaaagattcatcgAGAAAACAGATTTAGAcaatcacacaagaacacacactggagagaagccttttcaaTGCACATCTTGTGGTAAACGATTCACCGAGAAGGGACAGTTAAacagacacacactcacacacactggagaaaggcCTTTTCTCTGCACaagttgtggtaaaagattcattgagaaaAGAGATTTTATcagtcacacaagaacacacactggagagaagccttttgcttgCTCTcgctgcgataaaagattttgtacAAAGCAAATGTTAACAAgacacacgcatacacacactGTTGAGAAGCCCTTTGCCTGCTCTCGTTGCTATGAAAGATTTTGTACGAAGCGAACGTTAACAAGACACACGTGTACAAACATCGGGTGA